One segment of Macaca fascicularis isolate 582-1 chromosome 4, T2T-MFA8v1.1 DNA contains the following:
- the TRIM15 gene encoding E3 ubiquitin-protein ligase TRIM15, with protein sequence MPSTPSLKVVHELPACTLCVGPLEDAVTAPCGHTFCRLCLPTLSQMGAQSSGKILLCPLCQEEEQAETPMAPVPLGPLGETYCEEHGEKIYFFCENDAEFLCVFCREGPTHQAHTVGFLDEAIQPYRDRLRSRLEALSMERDEIEDVKCREDQKLQVLLTQIENKKHQVEAAFERLQQELEQQRCLLLARLRELEQQIWKERDEYITKVSEEVTRLGAQVKELEEKCQQPASELLQDVRVNQSRCEMKTFVSPEAISPDLVKKIRDFHRKILTLPEMMRMFSENLAHHLEIDSGVITLDPQTASRSLVLSEDRKSVRYTRQKKNLPDSPLRFDGLPAVLGFPGFSSGRHRWQVDLQLGDGGGCTVGVAGEGVRRKGEMGLSAEDGVWAVIISHQQCWASTSPGTDLPLSEIPRYVGVALDYEAGQVTLLNAQTQEPIFTFAASFSGKVFPFFAVWKKGSCLTLKG encoded by the exons ATGCCCTCAACCCCGTCCCTGAAGGTGGTCCACGAGCTGCCCGCCTGTACCCTCTGTGTGGGGCCGCTGGAGGATGCGGTGACCGCTCCCTGTGGGCACACCTTCTGCCGGCTCTGCCTCCCCACGCTCTCCCAGATGGGGGCCCAGTCCTCGGGCAAGATCCTGCTCTGCCCGCTCTGCCAAGAGGAGGAGCAGGCAGAGACTCCCATGGCCCCTGTGCCCCTGGGCCCGCTGGGAGAGACTTACTGCGAGGAGCACGGGGAGAAGATCTACTTCTTCTGCGAGAACGACGCCGAGTTTCTCTGTGTGTTCTGCAGAGAAGGTCCCACCCACCAGGCGCACACCGTGGGATTCCTGGACGAAGCCATTCAGCCCTACCGG GATCGTCTCAGGAGTCGACTGGAAGCTCTGAGCATGGAGAGAGATGAGATTGAGGATGTAAAGTGTCGAGAAGACCAGAAGCTTCAAGTGCTGCTG ACTCAGATTGAAAACAAGAAGCATCAGGTGGAAGCAGCTTTtgagaggctgcagcaggagctgGAGCAACAGCGGTGTctcctgctggccaggctgcGGGAGCTGGAACAGCAGATTTGGAAGGAGAGGGATGAATATATCACAAAGGTCTCTGAGGAAGTCACCCGGCTTGGAGCCCAGGTCAAGGAGCTGGAGGAGAAGTGTCAGCAGCCAGCAAGTGAGCTTCTACAA GACGTCAGAGTCAACCAGAGCAG GTGTGAGATGAAGACTTTTGTGAGTCCTGAGGCCatctctcctgaccttgtcaaGAAGATCCGCGATTTCCACAGGAAAATACTCACCCTCCCAGAGATGATGAGGATGTTCTCAG AAAACTTGGCGCATCACCTGGAAATAGATTCAG GGGTCATCACTCTGGACCCTCAGACCGCCAGCCGGAGCCTGGTTCTCTCGGAAGACAGGAAGTCAGTGAGGTACACCCGGCAGAAGAAGAACCTGCCAGACAGCCCCCTGCGCTTCGACGGCCTCCCGGCGGTGCTGGGCTTCCCGGGTTTCTCCTCGGGGCGCCACCGCTGGCAGGTTGACCTGCAGCTCGGCGACGGCGGCGGCTGCACGGTGGGGGTGGCCGGGGAGGGGgtgaggaggaagggggagatgGGCCTTAGCGCCGAGGACGGCGTCTGGGCCGTGATCATCTCGCACCAGCAGTGCTGGGCCAGCACCTCCCCGGGCACCGACCTGCCGCTAAGCGAGATCCCGCGCTATGTGGGCGTCGCCCTGGACTACGAGGCCGGACAGGTGACCCTCCTCAACGCCCAGACCCAGGAGCCCATCTTCACCTTCGCTGCCTCTTTCTCCGGCAaagtctttcctttctttgccGTCTGGAAAAAGGGTTCCTGCCTTACCCTGAAAGGCTGA
- the TRIM10 gene encoding tripartite motif-containing protein 10 isoform X1 produces MASAASVTSLADEVNCPICQGTLREPVTIDCGHNFCRGCLTRYCEIPGPDLEESPTCPLCKEPFRPGSFRPNWQLANVVENIERLQLVSTLGLGEEDACQEHGEKIYFFCEDDEMQLCVMCREAGEHAAHTMRFLEDAAAPYREQIHKCLKCLRKEREEIQEIQSRENKRMQVLLTQVSTKRQQVISEFAHLRKFLEEQQSILLAQLESLDGDILKQQDEFDFLVAGEICRFSTLIEELEEKNERPARELLTDIRSTLIRCETRKCRKPVAVSPELGQRIRDFPQQALPLQREMKMFLEKLHFELDYEPAHISLDPQTSHPKLLLSEDRQRAQFSYKWQNSPDNPQRFDRATCVLAHTGITGGRHTWVVSIDLAHGGSCTVGVVSEDVQRKGELRLRPEEGVWAVRLAWGFVSALGSFPTRLTLKEQPRQVRVSLDYEVGWVTFTNAATQEPIYTFTASFTRKVIPFFGLWGRGSSFSLSS; encoded by the exons ATGGCCTCTGCTGCCTCTGTGACCAGCCTGGCAGATGAAGTCAACTGCCCCATCTGCCAGGGTACCCTGAGGGAGCCGGTCACTATCGACTGCGGCCACAACTTCTGCCGGGGCTGCCTTACTCGCTACTGTGAGATCCCAGGCCCAGACCTGGAGGAGTCCCCTACTTGCCCACTCTGCAAAGAACCCTTCCGTCCTGGGAGCTTCCGGCCCAACTGGCAGCTGGCTAACGTGGTGGAGAACATCGAGCGCCTCCAGCTGGTGTCCACACTGGGTTTGGGAGAGGAGGATGCCTGCCAGGAGCACGGAGAGAAGATCTACTTCTTCTGTGAGGATGATGAGATGCAGTTGTGCGTGATGTGCCGGGAGGCTGGAGAGCATGCTGCCCACACTATGCGCTTCCTAGAGGATGCGGCGGCTCCCTATAGG GAACAAATACATAAGTGTCTTAAATGtctaagaaaagagagagaggagattcAAGAAATCCagtcaagagaaaataaaaggatgcaAGTCCTCCTG ACTCAGGTGTCCACCAAGAGACAACAGGTGATTTCTGAGTTCGCACACCTGAGGAAGTTTCTAGAGGAACAGCAGAGCATCCTCTTAGCACAACTGGAGAGCCTGGATGGAGACATCTTGAAGCAACAGGATGAATTTGATTTCCTGGTTGCTGGAGAGATCTGCCGGTTTAGTACTCTTATTGAAGAACtggaggagaagaatgagaggcCAGCAAGGGAGCTCCTGACG GATATCAGAAGCACTCTAATAAG ATGTGAAACCAGAAAGTGCCGGAAACCAgtggctgtgtccccagagcTGGGCCAGAGGATTCGGGACTTTCCCCAGCAGGCCCTCCCACTACAGAGGGAGATGAAGATGTTTCTGG aaaaactaCACTTTGAGTTGGACTATGAGCCAG CTCACATTTCTCTAGACCCTCAGACTTCCCACCCCAAGCTCCTCTTGTCCGAGGACCGCCAGCGGGCTCAGTTCTCCTACAAATGGCAGAACTCGCCAGACAATCCCCAGCGTTTTGACCGGGCCACCTGTGTTCTGGCCCACACTGGCATCACAGGGGGGAGACACACGTGGGTGGTCAGTATAGACCTGGCACACGGGGGCAGTTGCACCGTGGGCGTGGTGAGTGAGGATGTGCAGCGGAAGGGAGAGCTTCGACTGCGGCCAGAGGAGGGCGTGTGGGCTGTGAGACTGGCCTGGGGCTTCGTCTCGGCTCTGGGCTCCTTTCCCACACGGCTGACCCTGAAGGAGCAGCCCCGGCAGGTGCGGGTGTCTCTTGACTATGAGGTGGGCTGGGTGACCTTCACCAATGCTGCCACCCAAGAGCCCATCTACACCTTCACTGCCTCCTTCACTAGGAAGGTCATTCCCTTTTTTGGGCTGTGGGGCCGAGGGTCCAGTTTCTCCCTGAGCTCCTGA
- the TRIM10 gene encoding tripartite motif-containing protein 10 isoform X2, translated as MASAASVTSLADEVNCPICQGTLREPVTIDCGHNFCRGCLTRYCEIPGPDLEESPTCPLCKEPFRPGSFRPNWQLANVVENIERLQLVSTLGLGEEDACQEHGEKIYFFCEDDEMQLCVMCREAGEHAAHTMRFLEDAAAPYREQIHKCLKCLRKEREEIQEIQSRENKRMQVLLTQVSTKRQQVISEFAHLRKFLEEQQSILLAQLESLDGDILKQQDEFDFLVAGEICRFSTLIEELEEKNERPARELLTDIRSTLIRCETRKCRKPVAVSPELGQRIRDFPQQALPLQREMKMFLEKLHFELDYEPAHISLDPQTSHPKLLLSEDRQRAQFSYKWQNSPDNPQRFDRATCVLAHTGITGGRHTWVWMARVPGYSGCCQLSSPPSLLGTEVAA; from the exons ATGGCCTCTGCTGCCTCTGTGACCAGCCTGGCAGATGAAGTCAACTGCCCCATCTGCCAGGGTACCCTGAGGGAGCCGGTCACTATCGACTGCGGCCACAACTTCTGCCGGGGCTGCCTTACTCGCTACTGTGAGATCCCAGGCCCAGACCTGGAGGAGTCCCCTACTTGCCCACTCTGCAAAGAACCCTTCCGTCCTGGGAGCTTCCGGCCCAACTGGCAGCTGGCTAACGTGGTGGAGAACATCGAGCGCCTCCAGCTGGTGTCCACACTGGGTTTGGGAGAGGAGGATGCCTGCCAGGAGCACGGAGAGAAGATCTACTTCTTCTGTGAGGATGATGAGATGCAGTTGTGCGTGATGTGCCGGGAGGCTGGAGAGCATGCTGCCCACACTATGCGCTTCCTAGAGGATGCGGCGGCTCCCTATAGG GAACAAATACATAAGTGTCTTAAATGtctaagaaaagagagagaggagattcAAGAAATCCagtcaagagaaaataaaaggatgcaAGTCCTCCTG ACTCAGGTGTCCACCAAGAGACAACAGGTGATTTCTGAGTTCGCACACCTGAGGAAGTTTCTAGAGGAACAGCAGAGCATCCTCTTAGCACAACTGGAGAGCCTGGATGGAGACATCTTGAAGCAACAGGATGAATTTGATTTCCTGGTTGCTGGAGAGATCTGCCGGTTTAGTACTCTTATTGAAGAACtggaggagaagaatgagaggcCAGCAAGGGAGCTCCTGACG GATATCAGAAGCACTCTAATAAG ATGTGAAACCAGAAAGTGCCGGAAACCAgtggctgtgtccccagagcTGGGCCAGAGGATTCGGGACTTTCCCCAGCAGGCCCTCCCACTACAGAGGGAGATGAAGATGTTTCTGG aaaaactaCACTTTGAGTTGGACTATGAGCCAG CTCACATTTCTCTAGACCCTCAGACTTCCCACCCCAAGCTCCTCTTGTCCGAGGACCGCCAGCGGGCTCAGTTCTCCTACAAATGGCAGAACTCGCCAGACAATCCCCAGCGTTTTGACCGGGCCACCTGTGTTCTGGCCCACACTGGCATCACAGGGGGGAGACACACGTGGGTG TGGATGGCCAGGGTACCTGGGTACTCAGGCTGCTGCCAGCTCTCCTCACCACCATCCTTGCTAGGCACAGAAGTAGCTGCATAG